A window of the Lagopus muta isolate bLagMut1 chromosome 1, bLagMut1 primary, whole genome shotgun sequence genome harbors these coding sequences:
- the SYPL1 gene encoding synaptophysin-like protein 1: MFGLQVDCGLLLEPLGFIKVLEWIFSIFVFSTCGSFHGETTLLVSCRGVVNKTVTAVFAYPFRLNTVQFSAPDPSRCGGTWTDIYLVGNFSSSAQFFVTLAALAFLYCIAALVVYIGYKHVYQHNSKFPLTDLAVTIVTTFLWLVSTSAWAKALADIKISTGAGIIPLIDSCRAPETTCHFGSVTSMRSLNVSVVFGLLNMVLWGGNIWFVYKDTNLHSQLIRGSQVPGTYSAQRI, translated from the exons ATGTTTGGCTTGCAGGTGGACTGTGGCTTGTTGCTGGAGCCCCTGGGCTTCATCAAGGTCCTCGAGTGG attttttccatctttgttttttcaacaTGTGGAAGCTTTCATGGTGAGACTACCCTTCTAGTTTCCTGCAGGGGTGTGGTGAACAAAACAGTTACAGCTGTGTTTGCTTATCCATTCAG GTTGAATACTGTTCAGTTTAGTGCACCAGATCCTAGTCGCTGTGGTGGTACTTGGACTGACATCTATCTTGTGGGCAACTTCTCCTCTTCTGCACAATTCTTTGTTACGCTTGCAGCATTGGCTTTCCTCTACTGCATTGCTGCCCTGGTAGTATATATTGGATATAAACACGTGTATCAGCACAACAGCAAGTTTCCACTAACT GACTTAGCTGTAACTATTGTAACAACCTTTCTGTGGCTGGTCAGTACTTCTGCTTGGGCAAAGGCACTTGCTGATATCAAAATATCAACAGGGGCTGGCATTATTCCACTAATTGACTCTTGCAGAGCTCCAGAAACAACTTGTCATTTTGGCTCTGTGACCAGCATGAGATCTCTGAATGTGTCTGTG GTATTTGGTTTACTTAATATGGTTTTGTGGGGAGGAAATATCTGGTTTGTGTACAAGGACACCAACTTGCACAGCCAATTAATCAGAGGTTCTCAAGTTCCAGGGACATATTCAGCTCAAAGAATATAA